Sequence from the Syntrophorhabdaceae bacterium genome:
AGGTCTTATGGGACTTATTGGACCTATAATATTTTATAGCCCATTCTTGGGCGAGAGGGGGAGGCTCCGGCAGCTTTGCTGCTGGAGGGGGCGACCGGGTACCCGCTTACGGGTGTACCGGTATATTCTATAGCGAGTTCACGAGCGAGAGGGGGAGGCTCCGGCAGCTTTGCTGCTGGAGGGGGCGACGTGAGCCCCATTATTAGTAAAGGTACTCGACGAGCATCCAGTCAGAGACGCGGAGGCGGTGGCTCATTAACTGGCCGAGCCTTGAATAGATGACAATGCCGAGCTTCGGGTTATCGTTGAGAAGCAGCTCAAAATTTTCTTTTGTTAGTATAAGCATTGTTGTGTCTTCGCCGGCAGTTGCAGAGGCCGATCGAGGGAGGCCATCGATGATGCTCATCTCCCCGAAGGTCCTGCCGGCGCCTATCTCTGATATTGTTTTTTCCTGCTTGCGGGAATCTCCTTTTGCAATCTTCACAAGCCCGCCGACGATGAAACACATATATGCTTCCTTCGATCCCTCGACGAATAGCTGCTCATCCTTGTTGATTTTTGCGACATAGAGG
This genomic interval carries:
- a CDS encoding cyclic nucleotide-binding domain-containing protein, which gives rise to MVNHVTSSANERMDMLKQTQWGSDLTAEQIERLAQYLYVAKINKDEQLFVEGSKEAYMCFIVGGLVKIAKGDSRKQEKTISEIGAGRTFGEMSIIDGLPRSASATAGEDTTMLILTKENFELLLNDNPKLGIVIYSRLGQLMSHRLRVSDWMLVEYLY